One segment of Proteus appendicitidis DNA contains the following:
- the rng gene encoding ribonuclease G: MTAELLVNVTPSETRVAYIRGGILQEIHVEREAKRGIVGNIYKGRVSRVLPGMQAAFIDIGLDKAAFLHASDIMPHTECIAGEEQKKFNVRDIAQLVHQGQDLIVQVVKDPLGTKGARLTTDITLPSRYLVFMPGASHVGVSQRIDSEEERERLKLLVEEYCDENGGFIIRTAAEGVGEHEIKQDAAFLKRLWNKIIERKKRNKTRIQIYGELALAQRILRDFASSELDSIRVDSKLTYNQLQEFIGEYIPELTAKLELHQGNQPIFDLYGVESEIQRALERKVELKSGGYLIIDQTEAMTTIDINTGAFVGHRNLEETIFNTNIEASQAIARQLRLRNLGGIIIIDFIDMNNDEHKRRVLASLEQALSKDRVKTTINGFSQLGLVEMTRKRTRESLEHVLCDDCPTCQGRGTVKSVETVCYEILREIVRVHKTIDADRFLVYASSAVAEALKGDESHALAEVEIFVGKQVKVQTELLYSQEQFDVVMM; the protein is encoded by the coding sequence ATGACAGCAGAGTTATTAGTGAATGTGACGCCTTCTGAAACCCGTGTCGCCTATATTCGCGGCGGCATACTTCAAGAAATTCATGTCGAAAGAGAAGCAAAACGAGGTATCGTCGGAAACATCTACAAAGGTCGGGTAAGTCGCGTATTACCCGGGATGCAAGCTGCATTTATTGACATCGGGCTGGATAAAGCCGCTTTTCTACATGCTTCTGATATTATGCCTCACACTGAATGTATTGCAGGTGAAGAGCAGAAAAAATTTAATGTTCGTGATATTGCGCAACTGGTGCATCAAGGACAAGACTTAATTGTACAAGTGGTTAAAGATCCATTAGGAACAAAAGGCGCTCGCCTTACCACCGATATTACATTACCTTCTCGCTATTTAGTGTTTATGCCGGGTGCCTCTCATGTCGGCGTTTCTCAGCGAATTGACAGTGAAGAAGAGCGTGAACGTTTAAAGCTACTCGTTGAAGAGTATTGCGATGAAAATGGTGGTTTTATTATTCGTACTGCCGCTGAAGGCGTTGGTGAGCATGAAATTAAGCAAGATGCTGCTTTTCTTAAACGCCTGTGGAATAAAATCATTGAGCGTAAAAAAAGAAATAAAACCCGTATTCAAATTTATGGTGAATTAGCGTTAGCGCAGCGTATTTTACGTGATTTTGCAAGCTCTGAATTAGATAGCATACGGGTTGATTCTAAATTAACTTACAATCAACTACAGGAATTTATTGGTGAATATATTCCTGAATTAACCGCTAAACTTGAATTGCATCAAGGGAATCAGCCTATTTTTGATCTCTATGGTGTAGAAAGTGAAATTCAACGGGCTTTAGAGCGTAAAGTTGAATTGAAATCAGGCGGTTATCTGATTATCGATCAAACTGAAGCGATGACCACTATTGATATCAATACAGGGGCATTTGTTGGTCATCGAAATTTAGAAGAAACGATTTTCAATACTAATATAGAAGCAAGCCAAGCCATTGCTCGTCAATTACGGTTACGTAATTTAGGCGGTATCATTATTATTGACTTTATTGATATGAATAATGATGAACATAAACGCAGAGTATTAGCATCACTTGAACAAGCGTTAAGTAAAGATAGAGTGAAAACAACGATTAATGGCTTCTCTCAGCTTGGCTTAGTAGAAATGACACGTAAAAGAACGCGAGAAAGCCTTGAACATGTGCTTTGTGATGACTGCCCAACTTGCCAAGGGCGAGGTACGGTAAAATCAGTTGAAACAGTTTGTTATGAGATTTTACGTGAAATAGTGCGTGTGCATAAAACGATTGATGCAGATCGCTTCTTAGTTTACGCCTCTTCAGCAGTAGCCGAAGCATTAAAAGGCGATGAATCACATGCATTAGCAGAGGTTGAAATTTTTGTCGGTAAACAAGTGAAAGTGCAAACTGAGCTACTCTATAGTCAGGAGCAATTTGACGTGGTGATGATGTAA
- the yhdP gene encoding AsmA2 domain-containing protein YhdP has protein sequence MKRLPKYLLVITVFCLIVFALVLSGFRYFLPRLDSYRPEIESYLTKQLNSPVSMTKIIGEWQNFGPDIQVEGLNITNKDVNVTAEKVTFSFDVWRSLFAFRLHFRELTFEQLYVNYHSPIFTGQSGDITLTEPDDISSIFLEQFDRFKLIESRFVFLTPSGDTSTLHVPELMWLNQKNRHRAQGEVTLDTPINHYGGLKVRLDLYTTEKGLIDNGKVFLTADDVDISPWLSQWVKNNSGVGEAKASLSNWIDITQGRITGSQLQIHQGEMDWSSDGTSHVLNVEDLILRMRRQENGWLADVPYTRKITMDGEEWPDGYLAVLYQPKEKQNDEAWRIRAKNIELDRLYAILPLFSFLTPDFVRQWQYRQFSGVVNDFALDLTPENFEQSAINLSWKNVSWKRWQEIPSVQHFSGQLKGSMQGGELNFALADSEIDTGELFKAPLNIEKGKGTVYWTHSGDDLSLWSEGLDIQATSAWVAGDFRYEKQGEDQQLSILSGVRVTNAGDAWRYLPEEYVGKGLTQYLSDAIIAGNIDNGTFIFHGNPVDFPFDNHKGWFQVYAPVKHATFKFDSEWPALFDLDINLDFKNDGLWMSSAQAKVGKATATNLSAVIESYRQEKILINADIQATGDELKEYFLDSQMASIGHTLEELNVAGKIDGTLKLDIPFGGEDVVASGDINLKNNDVTLNFMDTTLKGVSGQFRYHNDKLESDTLTANWFGQPLAFSFTSHNSTDNYQVDVGLKGQWDIQKIQGLPSDIQHKFSGVFPWSGNVNVKIPEKGDVDYQVDLTGNINALSSQLTAPETDDLKNSPPIVISAKGNSETLTVNASAEKQWKFNSQWALGKQLRLLQGNLVSSGEKLPELTAQQRLTISLKGLEGDKWLPTLLAFSSLTPSGNDVSFPDNVHISLPELNFAGQKWNNPQTEIMRINDGVKLAFSGSELRGDVFIPTTSAPWQVNINYLYFNGATLSQEEKPLKMANTSDANALKFSVKNIPSIDFECRECWVNGLLLGKIQGSLKQRHGALFLTEGKLENSSGELSVNGEWSEDNAGNNTTKLIGKLKAEEVDEMAAYFGYIIPIVQSPLSADFSLQWRDTPWNFNLATLNGDIKSTLGKGRIEKVDVGQAGKLLRLVSFDALLRKLQFDFRDTFSEHFEYDSIKSEITINQGIMNAESVRVDGVIADIAISGKVDLVERKMDLQVVVTPEISATVGVATAFAINPIAGAAVFAASKVLGPLWSKISVIRYHVTGTMEQPKIDEVLRQLKENQAL, from the coding sequence ATGAAGCGGCTGCCTAAATACCTGTTAGTGATAACAGTTTTTTGCCTCATCGTTTTTGCCTTGGTATTAAGCGGATTTCGCTACTTTCTGCCACGCTTAGATAGTTATCGTCCTGAAATAGAATCGTATTTAACGAAGCAACTCAATAGCCCTGTCTCAATGACAAAGATCATAGGGGAGTGGCAAAATTTTGGCCCCGATATTCAAGTAGAAGGGCTGAATATTACCAATAAAGATGTGAACGTAACGGCAGAAAAAGTCACTTTTTCTTTTGACGTTTGGCGTTCATTATTCGCTTTCCGTCTTCATTTTCGTGAACTGACCTTTGAACAGTTATATGTTAATTACCATAGCCCTATTTTTACTGGGCAAAGTGGGGATATAACGTTAACTGAACCTGATGATATCTCTTCAATTTTCCTTGAGCAGTTTGACCGTTTTAAACTGATTGAAAGCCGTTTTGTTTTTTTAACCCCTTCAGGAGACACCAGTACATTACATGTGCCTGAATTGATGTGGTTAAATCAGAAAAATCGTCATCGTGCTCAAGGTGAAGTCACTCTCGATACTCCCATTAATCATTATGGGGGATTAAAAGTACGCCTTGATCTCTATACCACAGAGAAGGGGCTTATCGATAACGGTAAAGTATTTCTTACCGCAGATGATGTTGATATCTCACCTTGGCTTAGTCAGTGGGTAAAAAATAATAGTGGCGTAGGTGAAGCCAAAGCCAGTTTGTCTAACTGGATTGACATTACTCAAGGGCGTATTACTGGAAGTCAGTTACAAATTCATCAAGGTGAAATGGACTGGAGTAGTGATGGAACCTCGCACGTACTAAATGTCGAAGACTTAATATTACGTATGAGAAGGCAAGAAAATGGTTGGCTTGCGGATGTTCCTTATACGCGAAAAATTACCATGGATGGTGAAGAGTGGCCTGATGGTTATTTAGCCGTTCTTTATCAACCAAAAGAAAAACAGAATGATGAAGCATGGCGTATTCGTGCCAAAAATATTGAACTCGATAGGCTGTATGCCATATTGCCGTTGTTCTCTTTTTTAACGCCTGATTTTGTTCGTCAATGGCAGTATCGTCAATTTTCTGGTGTGGTTAATGATTTTGCATTAGATCTCACCCCAGAAAACTTCGAGCAAAGTGCCATTAATCTTTCTTGGAAAAATGTGAGTTGGAAGCGTTGGCAAGAGATCCCCTCGGTACAACATTTCAGCGGGCAATTAAAAGGAAGTATGCAAGGCGGTGAACTTAACTTTGCTTTAGCCGATAGTGAAATAGATACGGGCGAATTATTTAAAGCACCGCTGAATATTGAAAAAGGGAAAGGTACAGTTTATTGGACTCATTCTGGAGATGACTTATCTCTTTGGAGTGAAGGATTAGATATTCAAGCTACATCAGCATGGGTTGCCGGTGATTTTCGTTATGAGAAACAAGGTGAAGATCAACAACTTTCTATACTCTCAGGCGTAAGAGTCACAAATGCAGGAGATGCATGGCGTTACCTGCCTGAGGAGTATGTTGGTAAAGGGCTAACACAATATCTCTCAGATGCCATTATTGCCGGTAATATCGATAATGGAACCTTTATTTTCCATGGTAACCCCGTCGATTTTCCTTTTGATAATCACAAAGGGTGGTTCCAAGTTTATGCCCCTGTCAAACACGCAACTTTTAAATTTGATAGTGAATGGCCAGCATTATTCGATCTTGATATTAATCTAGATTTTAAAAATGATGGGTTATGGATGTCTTCTGCACAAGCGAAAGTGGGTAAAGCAACCGCCACGAATTTAAGTGCCGTGATTGAGAGCTATCGACAAGAAAAGATCTTAATTAATGCGGATATTCAAGCCACAGGCGACGAGCTGAAAGAGTATTTCTTAGACTCTCAAATGGCGAGCATTGGTCATACACTTGAAGAGCTTAATGTTGCCGGAAAAATTGACGGCACATTGAAATTAGATATTCCCTTTGGTGGTGAAGATGTGGTTGCTTCGGGGGATATTAATTTAAAAAACAATGATGTCACATTGAATTTTATGGATACCACCTTAAAAGGTGTTAGCGGGCAATTTCGTTATCACAATGACAAACTTGAGAGTGATACATTAACGGCTAATTGGTTTGGGCAGCCTCTCGCCTTCTCATTTACCAGTCATAATAGTACGGATAATTATCAGGTCGATGTTGGCTTAAAAGGTCAATGGGATATTCAAAAAATTCAAGGCTTGCCTAGCGATATTCAGCATAAATTTAGCGGCGTATTTCCTTGGAGTGGCAACGTTAATGTTAAGATCCCCGAAAAAGGGGATGTTGATTATCAAGTCGATTTAACCGGAAATATCAATGCATTAAGTAGTCAGCTAACAGCTCCTGAAACAGATGATTTAAAAAACTCACCGCCTATTGTGATTTCTGCAAAGGGTAACAGTGAAACTTTAACGGTGAATGCCAGTGCTGAAAAACAATGGAAATTTAATAGCCAGTGGGCATTAGGTAAGCAGTTGCGTTTATTGCAAGGTAATCTGGTGTCCTCTGGCGAGAAATTACCTGAATTGACAGCACAGCAACGCTTAACCATTTCTCTTAAAGGGCTAGAAGGTGATAAATGGTTGCCGACATTATTGGCTTTTTCGTCTTTAACACCGTCTGGAAATGATGTGAGCTTTCCTGATAATGTGCATATCAGCTTACCCGAATTAAATTTCGCAGGGCAAAAGTGGAATAATCCACAAACTGAAATCATGCGTATTAATGACGGTGTGAAATTGGCATTTTCAGGTAGTGAGTTACGAGGGGATGTGTTTATTCCTACCACGTCAGCACCTTGGCAAGTCAATATTAACTATCTCTATTTTAATGGCGCAACGTTATCTCAAGAAGAAAAACCATTAAAAATGGCAAATACTTCTGATGCGAATGCCTTGAAGTTTTCAGTTAAAAATATTCCCTCTATCGATTTTGAATGCCGAGAATGTTGGGTAAATGGATTACTACTTGGCAAAATTCAAGGTTCATTAAAGCAAAGGCATGGCGCGCTATTTTTAACAGAAGGTAAGTTAGAAAATAGCAGTGGTGAGTTGTCTGTTAATGGTGAGTGGTCTGAAGATAATGCGGGCAATAATACGACAAAGTTAATCGGCAAATTAAAAGCCGAAGAAGTTGATGAAATGGCCGCTTACTTCGGTTATATCATTCCTATTGTTCAGTCCCCACTTTCTGCTGATTTCTCATTGCAATGGCGTGATACGCCGTGGAATTTTAATCTTGCGACCTTAAATGGTGATATTAAATCTACTTTAGGCAAAGGGCGTATCGAAAAAGTGGATGTTGGGCAGGCGGGTAAATTACTGCGTCTTGTGAGTTTTGATGCGCTTTTACGTAAATTACAATTTGATTTTAGGGATACTTTCAGCGAGCATTTTGAATATGATTCGATTAAAAGTGAAATTACGATTAATCAAGGTATTATGAATGCAGAGAGTGTTCGTGTTGATGGTGTTATTGCTGATATTGCGATAAGTGGGAAAGTGGATTTAGTTGAACGTAAAATGGATCTACAGGTTGTAGTAACACCTGAAATTTCAGCCACTGTTGGTGTTGCTACTGCATTCGCGATAAACCCAATTGCAGGCGCCGCAGTGTTTGCGGCATCAAAGGTTCTGGGGCCACTTTGGAGTAAGATTTCAGTTATCCGTTATCATGTGACCGGAACTATGGAACAACCCAAAATTGACGAAGTACTGCGTCAGCTTAAGGAGAATCAGGCGTTATGA
- the nit1 gene encoding deaminated glutathione amidase, with protein sequence MKKVNVALLQLCSGKNTKNNLAQIEQQIKQLPDSVKLVLTPENALLFSNSKDYHKNAEVQGDGPLQNAIAKMAQRYKVWILVGSMPLISRDSPDQITSSSLVFDDEGVIRARYDKIHMFDVSIDDEQGEYNESSIYQRGERLTVVDTPVGKLGLTICYDLRFPGIFQALREKGAEIISVPAAFTRLTGKAHWEPLLRARAIENQCIILAPAQVGTHDTRRTWGHTMAIDGWGKVLKKNPDAVSALTLNVGVESLHGMREQIRVVKHNRFRPKLTHLIKKVKDKEEL encoded by the coding sequence ATGAAAAAAGTTAATGTCGCACTTTTGCAACTTTGTAGCGGTAAAAACACAAAAAATAATCTGGCGCAAATTGAGCAACAGATTAAGCAATTACCCGATTCAGTGAAGCTTGTATTAACACCTGAAAATGCGTTACTTTTTTCGAACTCTAAAGATTATCATAAAAATGCTGAAGTTCAGGGTGATGGACCTTTACAAAATGCTATCGCTAAAATGGCTCAGCGCTATAAAGTATGGATCTTAGTCGGTTCTATGCCATTGATTAGCCGAGACTCCCCAGACCAAATTACGAGCAGTAGTTTGGTGTTTGATGATGAAGGTGTTATTCGTGCTCGTTATGACAAAATCCATATGTTTGATGTCAGTATTGATGATGAGCAAGGCGAATATAACGAATCTTCTATTTATCAACGCGGTGAGCGCCTAACAGTCGTTGATACTCCAGTTGGGAAATTAGGCTTAACAATCTGTTATGATTTACGCTTCCCAGGTATTTTCCAAGCATTAAGAGAAAAAGGAGCAGAGATAATCTCTGTACCAGCGGCTTTTACCCGTTTAACAGGGAAAGCACACTGGGAGCCTTTATTACGCGCTCGTGCCATTGAGAATCAGTGTATTATCTTAGCGCCAGCACAAGTGGGTACACATGATACGCGCCGGACTTGGGGTCATACCATGGCGATTGATGGCTGGGGGAAAGTTTTGAAAAAGAACCCTGATGCTGTTAGTGCGCTAACGTTGAATGTTGGCGTCGAAAGTTTACACGGTATGCGTGAACAGATACGGGTTGTAAAACATAACCGCTTTCGCCCGAAACTGACCCACTTAATCAAAAAAGTTAAGGATAAAGAAGAATTATGA
- the tldD gene encoding metalloprotease TldD: MSLAVVSESLLEANKLSLDDLASTLEQLAQRQIDYGDLYFQSSYHEAWVLDDQIIKDGSYNIDQGVGVRAIYGEKTGFAYADQLTLNALNQSAHAARSIVQAKGNGRIHTLGAIQHSPLYSLNDPLQSLSREEKIALLHEVDKAARAEDKRVKQVNASLTGVYEHVLVAATDGTLAADVRPLVRLSVSVLVEEDGKRERGASGGGGRFGYDYFLIKVDGESHAITYAREAVRMALVNLSAIAAPAGTMPVVLGAGWPGVLLHEAVGHGLEGDFNCRETSVFSGRLGEKVTSELCTIVDDGTIEGRRGSVAIDDEGVPGQYNVLIENGILKGYMQDKMNARLMGVAPTGNGRRESYAHLPMPRMTNTYMLAGKSSPEEIIASVDRGIYAPNFGGGQVDITSGKFVFSTSEAYLIENGKITKPIKGATLIGSGIEAMQQVSMVGNDLALDKGVGVCGKEGQSLPVGVGQPTLKLDKITVGGTA, encoded by the coding sequence ATGAGTTTAGCTGTTGTCAGCGAAAGTCTGTTGGAAGCAAACAAACTTAGTTTAGATGATTTAGCATCAACACTAGAGCAGCTTGCACAGCGTCAAATTGATTATGGTGATCTTTATTTTCAGTCAAGTTATCACGAGGCGTGGGTTCTCGACGATCAGATTATTAAAGATGGCTCTTACAATATTGATCAAGGTGTTGGTGTTAGAGCAATTTACGGTGAAAAAACCGGCTTTGCTTATGCCGACCAACTAACGCTTAATGCACTTAATCAAAGTGCTCATGCTGCACGAAGTATTGTTCAGGCTAAAGGTAATGGTCGTATCCATACTTTAGGTGCTATTCAACATTCTCCGCTATACAGCTTAAACGATCCTCTACAAAGCCTCTCTCGTGAAGAGAAAATTGCGCTATTGCATGAGGTAGATAAAGCTGCTCGCGCTGAAGATAAACGCGTTAAACAAGTTAATGCGTCATTAACTGGTGTTTATGAGCATGTGCTTGTTGCAGCAACCGATGGCACGTTAGCCGCCGATGTGCGTCCTTTAGTTCGCCTTTCAGTGAGTGTGCTGGTGGAAGAAGATGGCAAACGTGAGCGTGGCGCAAGTGGTGGCGGTGGTCGTTTTGGTTATGATTACTTCCTCATTAAAGTCGATGGTGAAAGCCACGCTATCACTTATGCGCGTGAAGCGGTGCGTATGGCGTTGGTGAATTTATCTGCAATTGCGGCACCAGCGGGAACAATGCCTGTGGTCTTAGGTGCAGGCTGGCCGGGAGTGTTGTTGCATGAAGCCGTGGGTCATGGTTTAGAAGGTGATTTTAACTGTCGTGAAACCTCTGTATTTTCAGGTCGTCTTGGTGAGAAAGTCACTTCGGAGCTTTGTACGATTGTTGATGATGGCACCATTGAAGGTCGCCGTGGCTCTGTGGCTATTGATGACGAAGGTGTCCCAGGTCAATACAATGTCTTAATCGAAAACGGCATCTTAAAAGGCTATATGCAAGATAAGATGAACGCACGTTTGATGGGGGTTGCGCCAACGGGAAATGGTCGTCGTGAGTCTTATGCGCATCTTCCTATGCCTCGTATGACAAACACTTACATGTTAGCCGGTAAGTCTTCACCAGAAGAGATTATTGCTAGTGTTGATCGCGGTATTTACGCGCCAAACTTTGGTGGTGGTCAGGTTGATATCACATCGGGTAAATTTGTTTTTTCAACCTCAGAAGCTTATTTAATCGAGAATGGAAAAATAACTAAACCAATTAAAGGGGCAACGCTGATTGGTTCAGGTATTGAGGCCATGCAACAGGTTTCTATGGTAGGTAATGATCTCGCTTTAGATAAAGGGGTTGGCGTTTGTGGTAAAGAAGGACAAAGCCTACCTGTTGGTGTAGGTCAACCAACGTTGAAGCTTGATAAGATCACCGTAGGCGGTACAGCTTAA
- a CDS encoding ribonuclease domain-containing protein, producing MGKRLLPVIIVIAVLFGVLYKGLLPETKAPTSSSLAPIPTSPSNNTNKPAQTPLSIDEKTQTNAVASYLQRYQQLPDFYLTKKQAREQGWNAKEGNLCEVLPGRAIGGDRFMDREKQLPKEAGRQWYEADVNYQCGRRGSDRLLYSNDGLIYVTTDHYRTMTKVAP from the coding sequence ATGGGTAAACGTTTATTACCAGTTATTATTGTTATTGCGGTTTTATTTGGTGTTCTTTATAAAGGTTTATTGCCTGAAACCAAAGCGCCAACGTCTTCATCCTTAGCGCCTATTCCGACATCACCAAGTAATAACACCAATAAACCCGCACAAACTCCACTGTCCATTGATGAGAAAACGCAAACCAATGCAGTAGCTAGCTATTTGCAACGTTATCAACAGTTGCCAGATTTTTATCTCACTAAAAAACAGGCTAGAGAGCAAGGCTGGAATGCGAAAGAAGGTAACTTATGTGAAGTTTTACCGGGAAGAGCAATTGGTGGCGATCGCTTTATGGATCGTGAAAAGCAGTTACCAAAAGAAGCTGGACGTCAGTGGTATGAAGCGGATGTAAATTATCAGTGTGGTCGTCGTGGCAGTGACAGATTGCTCTATTCGAATGATGGGCTGATTTATGTTACCACTGATCATTATCGTACAATGACAAAGGTTGCACCTTAA
- a CDS encoding barstar family protein yields MKQVIFNFKTLADRDAFYHEFAQQFQLDDKFGDNLDALWDALLGGIELPVSIVFKHLPHHSRDFQPLVELMQEAQRELGKDVLSFHCEHKTQK; encoded by the coding sequence ATGAAACAGGTTATCTTCAATTTTAAAACACTGGCAGATAGAGACGCCTTTTATCACGAATTTGCACAGCAATTTCAGTTAGATGATAAATTTGGCGATAACCTAGATGCACTATGGGATGCGTTATTGGGTGGAATAGAATTGCCGGTCAGTATTGTTTTCAAGCATTTACCGCACCATTCCCGTGATTTTCAACCTTTGGTGGAATTGATGCAAGAAGCACAAAGGGAGCTTGGTAAAGACGTTTTAAGCTTTCATTGTGAGCATAAAACACAAAAGTAA
- the yjgA gene encoding ribosome biogenesis factor YjgA, whose amino-acid sequence MAKQPEEWHYLNPEFDDTSSEEEEEDEIIWVSKSEIKRDAEALKKLGTELVELSAQELERVPLDEKLLSSIQLAQKVQREARRRQIQYIGKLLRNVDEDPIRQALDKLKNRHNQQILVLHKLEDLRIRLVEGGNEVIEEVVALYPMADRQQLRTLIRNTKKEKEANKPPKSFRLLFQYLKDLSESA is encoded by the coding sequence ATGGCAAAGCAGCCTGAAGAGTGGCATTACCTCAATCCTGAATTTGACGATACCTCGTCAGAAGAGGAAGAAGAGGACGAAATTATCTGGGTCAGCAAAAGCGAAATTAAACGTGATGCTGAAGCACTCAAAAAACTGGGTACTGAATTAGTTGAATTAAGTGCACAAGAATTAGAACGTGTACCATTAGATGAGAAATTATTATCCTCTATTCAATTAGCACAGAAAGTACAGCGTGAAGCACGCCGCCGCCAAATTCAGTATATTGGAAAACTACTGCGCAATGTGGACGAAGATCCGATCCGCCAAGCGCTTGATAAACTAAAAAACCGCCACAACCAACAGATCTTAGTGTTACATAAACTTGAAGATCTGCGAATTCGCCTTGTTGAAGGTGGCAATGAAGTAATTGAAGAAGTCGTTGCGCTTTATCCAATGGCTGATCGCCAACAATTACGCACACTTATCCGTAATACGAAAAAAGAAAAAGAAGCGAATAAACCGCCAAAATCATTCCGCTTACTATTTCAATATCTAAAAGATTTATCAGAATCAGCATAA
- the pmbA gene encoding metalloprotease PmbA, giving the protein MNNSDQVKQLEDAVSLALELAAKQCDGAEVAINKSTGISVSTRYGEVENVEFNSDGALGITVYQQQRKGSASSTDLSPDAIKRAVQAAVDIARYTSVDPYAGPADKELLAFDAPFLDLYHPTEVTADKAIELASRAEKAALDSDSRIINTEGGSFNSNSGTRVFGNSLGLLKSYSSSRYSMSSCVIARDGEDMERDYAYTISRRFDDLESPEWVGQECARRTLSRLAPRKLPTMKAPVIFAADVATGIFGHLVAAISGSMIYRESSCLLDSLGKQIFPQWLNIQERPHLMRGLASTPFDSEGVRTTNAEIIKDGVLQEWLLTTYSARKLGLKSNGHAGGIHNWYIPGQGLSFDALLKEMGTGLVVTELMGQGVSTVTGDYSRGASGFWVENGEIQYPVSEVTIAGNLKDMWANIATMGDDIETRSNVQCGSLLLPEMSIAGE; this is encoded by the coding sequence ATGAATAATTCAGATCAGGTAAAACAGCTTGAAGACGCCGTCTCACTCGCATTAGAGCTGGCAGCAAAACAGTGTGATGGTGCTGAAGTCGCTATTAATAAATCGACGGGTATTAGTGTAAGTACGCGTTATGGTGAAGTTGAAAATGTTGAATTTAACAGTGATGGTGCTTTAGGTATCACTGTTTATCAACAACAACGTAAAGGTAGTGCATCTTCAACAGATTTAAGCCCTGATGCGATTAAGCGAGCAGTACAAGCTGCTGTGGATATTGCACGCTACACTTCAGTTGACCCATATGCAGGACCTGCCGATAAAGAGCTATTAGCGTTTGATGCACCTTTCCTTGATCTTTACCATCCTACCGAAGTCACAGCAGATAAAGCGATTGAATTAGCATCAAGAGCAGAAAAAGCCGCTTTAGATAGTGATAGCCGTATTATTAATACCGAAGGGGGGAGTTTTAATAGCAACAGTGGGACCCGTGTATTCGGTAATAGCCTTGGCTTATTAAAAAGCTATTCATCTTCACGCTATTCGATGTCGAGTTGTGTTATTGCTCGCGATGGTGAAGATATGGAGCGCGACTATGCTTACACTATTAGTCGTCGTTTCGATGATCTAGAATCACCTGAATGGGTGGGGCAAGAGTGCGCTCGTCGCACGTTATCTCGCCTTGCACCTCGTAAACTACCCACCATGAAAGCCCCTGTTATTTTTGCAGCAGATGTGGCGACGGGTATTTTTGGTCATTTGGTTGCAGCAATCAGTGGTAGCATGATTTATCGTGAATCTTCTTGTTTACTCGATAGCTTAGGTAAGCAAATTTTCCCACAGTGGTTAAACATTCAAGAGCGCCCTCATTTAATGAGAGGTTTGGCGTCAACACCGTTTGATAGTGAAGGTGTACGTACAACCAATGCTGAAATTATTAAAGATGGTGTATTACAAGAGTGGTTATTAACCACATATTCAGCAAGAAAACTGGGTTTAAAAAGCAATGGTCATGCTGGTGGTATTCATAACTGGTATATCCCAGGGCAAGGCTTATCGTTTGATGCACTGTTAAAAGAGATGGGAACAGGTCTTGTTGTGACTGAATTGATGGGACAAGGCGTTAGTACAGTAACGGGTGATTACTCTCGTGGTGCGAGCGGTTTTTGGGTTGAGAATGGTGAAATTCAATATCCTGTAAGCGAAGTGACTATTGCAGGTAACTTAAAAGATATGTGGGCAAATATTGCCACCATGGGGGATGATATTGAGACACGCAGTAATGTTCAGTGTGGTTCGTTGTTATTACCAGAAATGAGCATTGCAGGTGAGTAA
- the rnk gene encoding nucleoside diphosphate kinase regulator yields the protein MTKPTIIINELDAERLDSLLEQPAFADSPIAEALNEELDRADIVTPADIPANIVTMNSKVRFMDLKNNEERTRTLVYPASLKDSTTELSVMAPMGAALLGLAIDDEISWKLPNGLETKVKVLEILYQPEAAGELHR from the coding sequence ATGACAAAGCCAACAATTATCATCAACGAACTTGATGCAGAACGTTTAGATTCATTACTTGAACAACCGGCATTTGCAGATAGCCCGATTGCTGAAGCATTGAATGAAGAATTAGATCGTGCTGACATTGTTACACCAGCTGATATCCCTGCTAATATTGTCACAATGAACAGCAAAGTCCGTTTTATGGACTTAAAAAACAATGAAGAGCGTACTCGTACTTTAGTGTATCCCGCTTCATTAAAAGACAGCACCACTGAACTTTCCGTTATGGCACCAATGGGTGCTGCGCTACTGGGTTTAGCGATTGATGATGAGATCAGTTGGAAGCTGCCAAATGGCCTTGAAACCAAGGTTAAAGTATTAGAAATTCTATACCAACCTGAAGCTGCGGGTGAATTACACCGTTAA